ATCTATGTTATTTACACATATGCTTCCTATGAAGTGACCATTCTTGGCATTATGGCTTATGATAGATATGTGGCTGTTTGTCATCCTTTACACTATCACAGAAAGATGAGCCGTAAAACTGTCTATACATTGGCATTCTTTGCTTGGGTATTTCCAGCGTGTAACCTTACAGTAAGCACTATTGTGATTGTCAGGCTTCCTCTATGTGGTAACAATATACATAAGGTATACTGTGCCAGCTGGAATATTgtaaaaatatcatgttttaccACTTCTGTTAATAATGTTATTGCTATGTTGGGGGCCATAAGTATGGCCTTCCTTCCCTTTAGTTTTATCTTGTATACTTATCTGAGAATTGTCATTGCTTGTTGGATGAACTCATCAGAAATCAAGGGGAAAGTATTACACAGTTGTTTTCcacatattatttcatttgtgaCTTATTCCATCACGTCATTTATTGATACTGCCTTGGGCCGACAAAATCTTAAAGAGATAAATCCATTCGTGGCTGTAATTTTGTCACTAGAATTTGTTGTCATTCCTCCGGTTCTGAATCCTCTTGTCTATGGCCTTAAATTACCAGAAATTAGAAGACACATTTTCAGGATGCTATGCGGAAAAACCCCAAACTAAGAAGAATTCCTCTAGAACATTACTAGAATCTACACTGATCATATGAATGATCTGTGCTGTGAATTAACCACCTTCATTACACATATGCCCCCATTAAGTGACCGTTCTCATCCTTTACTCTATCACAGAAAGATGACTTCCTAAACTGTTTAAAGGTTGTCctacttttttctttgcagCATGCATTTCTCTGCCCATCAGGCTTCCTTTAGTGGCAAAGAGATAAAACATGATTTGATCTGACTGGAATGTTGTAAAATTATCATGTGctataaacaatatttttgttttgctgtaacATTGTTTAATGTTATGTTCTGTTTGGTGATATTGCCTTAAGATGGTATAATCTTGAAGAGATGAACACATTTTACTGGAGTTTGCTGTCATTCCTCCAGTTCTGAATCCTCTCATTTATGGCCATTcaagacacattttaataatgtttaacTTAAAACAATagttcaaaacattttgaacaaGTATAACTGCATAAATTTAACTATGACTGttacaataacagaaataagAATACTATAAGATGGATGTGCATGTCCCAtgctctttattattatttattattattatgttttattttaaatgtacataGTAATGACATTGTTTAGGAACATACATGCTCAGGTTGCCAAGACAATAGAAGCACAAGGAAAAAGCTATTTTTGTGAATAATTTTCAAAATTCCCCCATCTGGTTTGGTGGGcgcacaggaaaaaaaaacataaaggagTTTGATAGCACTCATAAAGAAAATGCTCACTCCATAGTTATATACATGCATATAGTCTCATcaaaaacagatacaaaatgtgccaatatctctttatttatttattttaaatttatttattaaaaccaGTTGCTTAATTTTTTCACCTGTTGCTTAATATGACACTCATAACTCTGCCATAACTTTCATGTAGTGACATGTATAAGGTCAaatataccccccccccccatgtgaACAAAAACTCTACATGagcattttgtcttttgtgaaaCAACAGTTTTATGAATGAAAAGACACATCTAAAACTCAAACGATTCCATTCTACATGTcgttaaagaaaataaagaagggTGGCACAACAAATCATTCAATATaatgggttttatttttcttacacACTATGTCATTTGGGAAATATTATGTgaacaaagcagaaaatacaTGCCCATATCAGACCATAGACACAATATGTGTCATAGAGTGTGTCATTTGTCCATCTACGTAAATATTTGGTTATATTGTATATTTcctataaaaatgttttgctgtttacTTTATAGTAGAAATTGCTACTCCATTCTGCCAAGAACACAATATGTAATAATACTTATTTTTTGCCTCAAAGTGGTGAAACCTTAAGATAGTCTTTAAGTAGgatatccaaaaaaaaaaaaatcaataaccaTCAAGATAACACAATAGAAACAGTGCACCTATGGGCAGGGTACAAACACCCCCAACTGGCACATAGTCAAAGAAGCCTGAAGAACAGGAGACCTCAGTAACCACCAAATATGAATCTCTactgatgataataatatttatgACTTAGCTCATTTTACCATCAAAGCTAACATCTCAGCTGCTTCGTGGACAAAAGCAAGGTCAGAATCAGAATTACTCAAGTCTGTGGAGAATCAGGGTGAAAACCAGGAAGAAAAGATGACGAGAAGTCGGTGAATCAACCTGAGCtgataaagaaaacactgcaaaatGTGTCTGAACTGCCTTGCACAATTAAACCCTGGCTGGTGATAAAACCCATGAAGTGTCACTCAGAGAGTTGGTGGACTTTCGCTGTCCTTAATGAGCCTTTATTGGGGGTGGCAGAGCTCTCAGGGTGTCTTTTCATGCTGGTTGTGTCGGGCCTTGACGACGCAGTGGGCCTGATACGAAAGGTTCACTGTCCCTTCTAAGTGTAAGCAGTGCTGGAGATAAACCTATGGGGTTaaccctccctcccttgctTGAACCTCAGCTAGACACTTAACTGAACGGTTGAGACTTCCCTCCTGTGCCCCTCACAGTCAGGGACAGCCCTATAGTTAGTCACCCTAATAAAACTTAACTCCTTGTATACCTCAGCCTGTTCCTAACAGAACCTCAAAGAATGCTTTGGGCCTCCACAATCCATTTTAGACCTACTTGGAGTAAACCTCTAGCAATCTCGTGGAGGGTGCTTACCTTAAAGAGGTGTGGGGGACCAAGCCGGGTTGGTGTGTGATGTCTTGCAAAAAAGATTTTTCGCTGATCATGGTTTAAGCCTTTTATTTAAGGTTAACAAAAAGCAGATGTCAGCAACAGTCACTCACAGACAGCCCAGGGGCACCTGTTGGCCTATTCTTGGCTTGGTGTGTCAGGGCCCTTACATGTCTTAGTTACAGTTGTTACAACTTTGTCACTGTAAGTCAATGTTGGACTCCTGCGGGGGTGACCATTATATTTTATCCCATTGTGTATCTCCTCATTGTTTTTTGGAATAATAAGCAAGAAATGACATTGATCCCAGACATCATACCTAGAAACTACATTTTCACAGTTGAGTATTAATCTTAAAATGCATTATGGTAAGTACTAAATTTTACAGTGATTATCAGAATTCTCCAGAGAAGAAAAACTATGACAGCATTCAAGATCAGATGAGATAAAACACTCTTAACTCCTCCTTATTACCTGCACTTGTGGCGTGTCTGGAGATCCAACCAAGAGCAAAATGTAGAGCAGGCCTCAAGGTGAAACTACTGTAGGTATGACCAATATTATATGATGTTATGTTTCAATGATTCAAGGTGGTTAGCACTTTATCACACAACTGCTTAAATCTTCCTTCTCACAGATGCTGTCAGGAATGAGAGTTCATCTAACAACAAAGACCAAACTACTGACGTCTTTGCCTCTGATTTAGTGTGAGTGGAATGGAAAACAGCACTCTCTCCTTTTACTTTAACCTCACCATGTTCACGAACATTGGACACCACCGCTATCCAGCCTTTGTCTTTTGCCTCCTGCTCTATGTCTTCATTGTCTCTGCTAATCTTGTCATAATACTGGTGATATCACAAGAAAGAACACTACACGAGCCCATGTATATGTTTATtgcatttttgtctttcaacTCTCTGTACGGTTCGACTGGTTTCTTCCCCAGATTCCTCATGGACCTTCTGTCTGATACTCATTTAATCTCACGTTCTGCTTGTTTCACTCAGATCTATGTTATTTACACATATGCTTCCTATGAAATGACCATTCTTGGCATTATGGCTTATGATAGATATGTGGCTGTTTGTCATCCTTTACACTATCACAGAAAGATGAGCCGTAAAACCGTTTTCAGCTTGGTGGCAATGGCTTGGGTTTTTCCAGGCTTTGTTCTTACGGCATGCATTTCTCTGTCCGCCGGACTTCCTTTATGTGGTAATGAGAtacaaaaagtgttttgtgccaACTGGAATGTTGTAAAATTATCATGTGTCAGCACTACTGTCAACAATATAGTAGGTATGCTTTTGACCATAGCCACAGTTTTCCTTCCCCTTTTTTATGTCCTGTACACCTATTTACGAATAGTAGCTGTTTGCTGGAAGAAATCTGCAGAATTCAAAGGGAAAGTATTACAGAGCTGTCTGCCacacatggtttcatttgtGATTTACTCAATCACAGGTTTTTGTGATATTGCCTTGGGCAGGTATAATCTTGAAGAGATAAACCCATTTGTTGCTGTGATTTTATCGCTGGAGTTTGTCATCCTTCCTCCAGTTCTGAATCCTCTTGTGTATGGACTTAAGTTACCAGAAATCAGAAGACACAGTTTAAGGATGTTATCAAGGTATATGCAATAATAAGTCTGAACCACACCACGGCAAATTGTATGAATATGATTCTATGAGCACACATAGGTACAAACAACTGtggaaaaacatacatatacagaaCCTATGAGTAGTGTGGGAACAGtcaaaaaaacctaaaaaaactgtcatttaaTTAACTCTCACACTATCGCTAAGGAAGAACAGAAATCAGGCTTAATCAGGATCagtcattacacacacattacacaagaTGTTCCACAAATAAGCTGACTGTGAGTGTTGTGGTCACATGCTTATTGTTCTCAAAATATTGAATGAGATTAAGTCCAATACTCAAATGCAGACCATGTGTAgtaataatgaaataacaataagaTCGACTGACTAtgccttttacatttttttcacatataaaTGTTGCCAATCCTTAGCCAGTGTAAACATAATTTGTTACTGTTGGGCAGCTAAAAATATTCTCGAAATATATGTGTTTTGCATGAATAAACAACAtgacaaattattttcttgTACCATTACTATTTTGATAACAGATTACATTTTTCTAAGTCTCCATGCATGACTTACTTTCCATTAACTTCACACATGTTGGCATTTTATTTTACGTGGTCTCAATTTCACCTCATAAAGGTTTTCAACACAgcttaattttaaaaataatatgattttaaaaaatcacatgCCACATCACTTACTGGAAATTTGAAGTCCCACGCTAACAGCGTCATTGAGTGTTTCTGCCATGAGAGAATATAAAGTCATCATGGAATGGGTTGACACAGAACAGGATGCCCATTTTTTCTCCCACAAAGGTTAGTTTGTGCAAATATAATTCCTattggggcgtcgtgtagcgtagtggtctaagcaggcgccccatgtgtagaggctacagtcctcgctgcagttggccccggttcgaatcccgcatcggacggcctttcgctgcatgtcattccccctctctgactccctgtttcctgtctctctccactatactatcaaataaaggcataaaaagcccaaaaaatatacttcaaaaaaaaatataattccTATTGCTCAAATGAGagataaataatgataaattgTAACATTTTATGATGGATAATGTGTCAGTAATTACAATGTTTACTCTGTCAGGGTTAAATGGCACCGCAAACTACAGAGTCACTCTCTTTGTTCTCACTTTATTGTGTTACTTTGTGATTTGGCTGGTAAATCTGACCATTATTGTGACAATCATTGTGGATAAAAGCCTTCATGAACCCATGTACATCTTCCTCTGTAATGGTGTATGGGACAGCAGGTTTTTATCCCAAATTCCTCATTGATCTTTCGTCTCCCACTCATGTCATCTCTTATGCTGGATGTCTTCTGCAGGGTTTTGTGTTGCACTCTGCAGCTTGTGCTGATTTCTCTATTCTAGCTCTAATGGCATATGACAGATATGTGGCTATTTGTCAACCTCTGGTATACCACTCTGTGATGACTACACCAagagtttgtgtatttgtgttttttacttgGCTTGTTCCATTTTATCTGTTGTTCATGAGCACAATAACAACATCAAATTCAAGGTTATGTGGCTCACACATACCGAAGATCTACTGTGTTAATTGGTTAATTTCTAATCTTGCATGTTCTGCCTCTCTTGCAAAAATTATCATTCCAGCTTTtaattatactttttattttggtcattttatgATTGTTGTTTGGTCCTATGTATACCTGATCAAAAAATGTCTGAGATCCAAAGAGAATAGGAGTAAATTTATGCAGACATGTGTACCACATTTAGTCTCTTTAATAGTAGTCGTTGTATGTTTGCTTTTTGATTTGTTGTACATGAGATTTGGCTCAAAACAGTTATCACAAAGTGTCCAGAATTTTATGGCGATAGTATTTCTCTTAATTCCTCCAATCCTCAATCCCCTCATTTATGGGTTCAAATTGAAGCAAATAAGAAACAGAATTCAAAATTTTATTTGTGGTAAAAGGTGAGTTTTTAGACCAAAGTCATGAGTTGtctacacaaagaaaaaaaaatcatgtataTGATTTGGGAGAAATACCAAAtacattatcattttaatcattagACAATGTGACATTCACACATAACCAGCATTCACAGTTGAAATGCCCCTTACATCATGACAGAAAGCAAATTACAGGGAAAATTCTGTGGCATGTAAAAAAGTCCAACTAAATTTATCTGTTGTGCTTTAAATGTGTCTCCAATCACATCATgtttaacatattttaaaacatgtggAGCTTTCAATAAATCTGCACCTGATGAGACGTGTGCCTTGTTTCATATAGCTGTGCCTTAAAACTTACTTTGCATCAGTTGCTGACTATTTCAAATTTGTGTTTGATCTATTTTCTGTTGTAactcatatttatttaaaagcatctctgtctcactgagttattcaacaaggaaaaaacagcacacacaaataaaaatgactgttttaGGGACCATACATCACCTTTGTCAAATTTTATACTGTGAAGTAGACACTCAAACCATTGgagtgttatttatttatttccttgtgCAAACCTGTTTcataaaaattatgtttatatacaagTAATGTGCACTCATTTACAAATTCAGGACTTAGTAATGTCTTAGTAATGACTTTTGAGCGTCTgaagtgtatttgttttgctgttgagttCAAATATCAAATCTTTCTCAATTGCTTACTCCACCTTTAACTGTGTGTAAGGAAGTTTGCAGTTCATACGCCATAATAATAGCTAGTTGTCAGTGCAAGTGTTcttaaaaaaattcataaaacaacGCGATTGATGAAATTGGAAACTTAAACCATCAAGTTAAAATGTTGTCTTTAAACTCAATATGTGTACTGCAATCTTTTCTGTGTTATCATTTAGTCATTCATCTCTAGCGTATTCGAGCTCACTGATTGGATTGTTTGAATTTCTATGTTCACCAGCACATTATCTGTTGCTGCCATTAAAGCATATAAACTGAACTACAAATGACGGTTCAGGTTGTTAGTGATGAACAGATGCAGTACTGGATGTCTCGTTTTTAATAATGTAAGAGCAAACTGTATAATTTCCAATATGATGGATAATGTGTCAGTAATTACAATGTTTACTCTGCCAGGGTTAAATGGCACAGAAAACTACAGAGTCACTCTCTTTGTTCTCACTTTATTGTGTTACTTTGTGATTTGGCTGGTAAATCTGACCATTATTGTGACAATCATTATGGATAAAAGCCTTCATGAACCCATGTACATCTTCCTCTGTAATGGTGTATGGGACAGCAGGTTTTTATCCCAAATTCCTCATTGATCTTCTGTCTCCCTTTCATGTCATCTCTTATGCTGGATGTCTCCTGCAGAGTTTTGTGATACACTCATCATCA
This genomic interval from Seriola aureovittata isolate HTS-2021-v1 ecotype China chromosome 11, ASM2101889v1, whole genome shotgun sequence contains the following:
- the LOC130177887 gene encoding olfactory receptor 10A3-like, which translates into the protein MENSTLSFYFNLTMFMNIGHHRYPAFVFCLLLYVFIVSANLVIILVISRERTLHEPMYMFIAFLSFNSLYGSTGFFPRFLMDLLSDTHLISRSACFTQIYVIYTYASYEVTILGIMAYDRYVAVCHPLHYHRKMSRKTVYTLAFFAWVFPACNLTVSTIVIVRLPLCGNNIHKVYCASWNIVKISCFTTSVNNVIAMLGAISMAFLPFSFILYTYLRIVIACWMNSSEIKGKVLHSCFPHIISFVTYSITSFIDTALGRQNLKEINPFVAVILSLEFVVIPPVLNPLVYGLKLPEIRRHIFRMLCGKTPN
- the LOC130177667 gene encoding olfactory receptor 10J4-like, which produces MENSTLSFYFNLTMFTNIGHHRYPAFVFCLLLYVFIVSANLVIILVISQERTLHEPMYMFIAFLSFNSLYGSTGFFPRFLMDLLSDTHLISRSACFTQIYVIYTYASYEMTILGIMAYDRYVAVCHPLHYHRKMSRKTVFSLVAMAWVFPGFVLTACISLSAGLPLCGNEIQKVFCANWNVVKLSCVSTTVNNIVGMLLTIATVFLPLFYVLYTYLRIVAVCWKKSAEFKGKVLQSCLPHMVSFVIYSITGFCDIALGRYNLEEINPFVAVILSLEFVILPPVLNPLVYGLKLPEIRRHSLRMLSRYMQ